One stretch of Prunus persica cultivar Lovell chromosome G1, Prunus_persica_NCBIv2, whole genome shotgun sequence DNA includes these proteins:
- the LOC18788163 gene encoding protein SIEVE ELEMENT OCCLUSION B, with amino-acid sequence MLGDLAKNLFSKVEASLFSMSDKKILDQIYATHYVNVDTSFDEDSLFEIVENILKHAIQTVDKIVQGTQVHEENIEEKPLKANFSTPLCILKSIASEMQCKPPGEKVAHETALAILNKLSNYSWEAKAVLTLAAFSMEYGEFWLLAQAQESDRLAKSISILKRVPFLLKPSNLQKRRQAVLELNNLIKVTMRVIGIFDQFEKLSSYDPKDVPELALAMEHIPVDAYWAILTLVACATKVTILTSDEDKEHDLVPYAQKIHFILNKLNMQLKICRKQVEDAEAYRRIRKIFRTPTEIKEVFKALIFSKDNVQPLIDGSTKQTVDIDILRKKNILLFLSSLDITDDDISILKPIYEFTKKEDQHKIVWIPIVEQWTDELRKKFETLRIMMPWYTVQISAPIAGFRFIKEEWNFKGKPTLVVMSPQGKVEHYNAFHMIRVWGPKAFPFTEATEKEISKSREWFGNLIREIYPTPPDSKEDEYIFFYGGKDKDWMKQFKEKATALANDLILKEAKINIKLFCVGKDSKGEDDFGILWRFWTGIESLFHTKINKQADSATLEIQKLLSYKNESGWAVLSKGSSLVVAGHGISILKVIEDFDKWKGQVREKGFEFCFTTYHAKIRLTPCCRLDIPGSTGKVPETMNCPDCNRSMETFISYKCCHIDGPNVHH; translated from the exons ATGCTAGGCGACCTcgcaaaaaatttgttttctaaagTTGAGGCTAGCCTGTTTTCCATGTCTGATAAGAAAATCTTGGACCAAATTTATGCAACTCATTATGTCAATGTTGATACTTCCTTTGATGAGGATTCTCtttttgaaattgttgaaaacATCCTCAAGCATGCAATCCAAACTGTCGACAAAATTGTGCAG GGTACCCAAGTGCATGAGGAAAACATAGAGGAGAAGCCCCTCAAGGCCAACTTCAGTACACCATTGTGCATACTTAAGTCCATAGCCAGCGAG atGCAATGCAAACCTCCTGGTGAGAAAGTTGCCCATGAAACTGCCCTCGCAATACTGAACAAGCTGTCAAACTATTCATGGGAAGCAAAGGCAGTGCTGACTCTGGCAGCTTTTTCTATGGAATATGGGGAGTTCTGGCTCCTTGCCCAGGCTCAGGAATCGGACCGACTTGCCAAATCAATTTCAATCCTGAAGAGAGTCCCTTTCCTCCTCAAGCCCTCAAACCTGCAAAAAAGAAGGCAAGCAGTGCTTGAGCTTAACAACTTGATCAAGGTTACAATGCGAGTTATCGGGATCTTCGATCAGTTCGAAAAGCTTTCCAGTTACGATCCAAAGGATGTGCCGGAGTTGGCATTAGCAATGGAACATATTCCAGTGGATGCGTATTGGGCTATTTTGACTCTTGTTGCTTGCGCAACGAAGGTCACTATTCTCACCAGTGATGA GGACAAGGAGCATGACCTAGTCCCATACGCTCAAAAAATCCATTTCATCCTGAACAAGCTTAACATGCAGCTGAAAATTTGTAGAAAACAAGTTG AGGACGCAGAAGCTTACCGGAGGATAAGGAAAATCTTTCGAACTCCTACTGAAATCAAGGAGGTTTTCAAGGCCCTGATCTTTAGCAAAGACAATGTTCAGCCACTGATTGATGGTTCTACTAAACAAACG GTTGATATCGACATCCTGAGGAAGAAAAACATACTACTATTCCTTTCAAGCCTAGATATCACTGATGATGACATTTCTATCCTCAAACCAATTTATGAGTTCACTAAGAAAGAGGACCAGCATAAGATTGTGTGGATTCCAATCGTCGAGCAGTGGACCGATGAGCTGCGAAAGAAGTTCGAGACCCTGAGGATCATGATGCCGTGGTATACAGTGCAGATCTCTGCACCCATAGCTGGTTTCAGGTTCATCAAGGAGGAGTGGAACTTCAAGGGTAAGCCTACATTGGTGGTGATGAGCCCACAAGGAAAGGTTGAACATTACAACGCATTCCACATGATTCGGGTATGGGGACCCAAGGCCTTCCCTTTCACAGAagcaacagaaaaagaaatctcAAAGTCTCGCGAATGGTTTGGCAATTTAATCAGAGAGATTTATCCGACTCCACCCGACTCT AAAGAGGATGAGTACATTTTCTTCTATGGAGGCAAAGACAAAGACTGGATGAAACAATTCAAAGAGAAAGCAACTGCTCTTGCAAATGATCTCATCTTGAAGGAAGCAAAGATTAACATAAAGTTGTTTTGTGTGGGGAAAGACAGCAAGGGAGAAGATGACTTTGGCATTCTATGGCGCTTCTGGACTGGAATAGAAAGCCTGTTCCACACCAAGATAAACAAGCAGGCTGACTCAGCCACACTAGAAATCCAAAAGCTACTTTCttacaaaaatgaaagtggATGGGCTGTGCTCAGCAAGGGGTCTTCTTTGGTTGTCGCTGGACATGGTATCTCAATTTTGAAGGTGATAGAGGACTTCGACAAATGGAAGGGACAAGTGAGAGAGAAAGGCTTTGAGTTTTGTTTCACAACATACCATGCGAAGATTCGCCTAACACCTTGCTGCCGCCTTGATATTCCAGGCTCTACCGGGAAGGTCCCGGAGACAATGAACTGTCCCGATTGCAACCGTAGCATGGAGACTTTTATCAGTTACAAGTGCTGCCACATTGATGGTCCTAATGTGCATCATTAA